A window of the Eleutherodactylus coqui strain aEleCoq1 chromosome 8, aEleCoq1.hap1, whole genome shotgun sequence genome harbors these coding sequences:
- the LOC136577394 gene encoding serine hydroxymethyltransferase, cytosolic-like has translation MIYAAAFHTLIQVNPNTGYIDCDKLEENARLFHPKLIIAGVSCYSRDLDYARMRAIADENNAILMADMAHISGLVAAGVVPSPFEHCDVVTTTTHKTLRGCRAGVIFYRKGVRSLDPKTGKEMMYNYESLINQAVFPGLQGGPHNHAIAGIAVTLKQAMTPEFRVYQKQVLSNCRALASALEELGYHIVTGGSDNHLILVDLKNKTDGGRAEKVLEACAIACNKNTCPGDKSALRPSGLRLGSPALTSRGFREDDFKKVADFIHQDQSRSCFTRRIY, from the exons ATGATTTATGCGGCCGCGTTTCACACTCTTATACAGGTGAATCCCAACACCGGTTATATAGACTGCGACAAACTAGAGGAAAATGCCCGCTTGTTTCATCCCAAACTAATCATTGCTG GCGTCAGCTGCTACTCCCGGGATTTGGACTATGCTCGGATGAGGGCCATTGCTGATGAAAACAATGCTATTCTCATGGCTGACATGGCGCACATCAGCGGGTTGGTGGCAGCCGGAGTCGTGCCTTCTCCTTTTGAACACTGTGATGTTGTGACCACCACAACCCACAAGACCCTGCGCGGCTGCCGAGCTGGCGTTATCTTTTACCGGAAGG GCGTCCGCAGTCTGGATCCAAAGACGGGGAAGGAAATGATGTACAATTATGAGAGCCTGATCAATCAAGCTGTGTTTCCTGGCCTACAAGGTGGACCCCATAATCACGCTATTGCAG GTATTGCTGTGACACTAAAACAAGCGATGACCCCAGAGTTCAGGGTGTACCAGAAACAGGTTCTCTCTAATTGCCGGGCGTTGGCAAGTGCATTGGAAGAGCTCGGCTATCACATTGTTACTG GAGGTTCTGATAATCATCTCATCCTCGTGGACCTGAAGAACAAGACAGATGGAGGAAGAGCAGAGAAGGTCCTTGAAGCCTGCGCCATTGCTTGCAACAAGAACACCTGCccag GTGACAAGAGTGCTCTTCGTCCCAGCGGCCTTCGTTTAGGATCCCCTGCCCTGACTTCCCGAGGATTCCGAGAAGACGACTTCAAGAAAGTTGCAGATTTCATTCATCAAG ACCAATCGAGAAGCTGCTTTACAAGAAGAATCTACTAG